From the Daucus carota subsp. sativus chromosome 8, DH1 v3.0, whole genome shotgun sequence genome, one window contains:
- the LOC135148451 gene encoding uncharacterized protein LOC135148451, which translates to MVSVLCLQGELKLVAGRLSDHKPTAFSHTMARILQVYLKFHDYCSPAVVTGKNQQKITLHSCRTEFLFPFAENQKLAPEQSRQTSRITCTKDHHSRVPEQGSQMSGLNTNTRVYTSSIEDKVCKHMANQSLKSLSAA; encoded by the exons ATGGTGTCTG TGTTATGCTTACAGGGAGAGTTGAAGCTGGTGGCAGGGAGATTGAGCGACCATAAACCAACTGCATTTTCCCAT ACAATGGCGAGGATACTGCAGGTATACTTGAAGTTTCATGACTACTGCTCACCAGCAGTAGTAACCGGAAAAAACCAGCAG AAGATCACTCTACATAGCTGCCGAACAGAATTTCTTTTCCCATTTGCAGAAAACCAGA AACTAGCACCAGAACAATCCAGACAGACCTCCAGGATCACATGCACAAAGGATCATCACAGCAGGGTTCCAGAACAGGGCAGTCAAATGTCCGGCCTGAATACAAACACCAGAGTTT ATACGTCAAGCATAGAAGATAAAGTCTGTAAGCACATGGCTAATCAGTCTTTAAAGTCATTGTCTGCAGCTTAG
- the LOC135148238 gene encoding tetrahydroberberine oxidase-like, with translation MKLSTWLLALALVISSLCSFSSATQTTAFLNCLALSSDSSTISGLVYTQANSSFNATLQYSINNLRFGQASKPKPLVIITPTTESHIQTVIYCTKLTGLEMRIRSGGHSFEGFSYVSSIPFVLLDLRNINKVVADVATATAWIDSGATNGELYYYLSRATSEYGFPSGLWANVGVGGILSGGGYGMLRRKYGLAGDHVIDARLINADGVILTRATMGEDLFWAIRGGGGGSFGVVVSWKVDLVPVPPVVTIFQVFRTIEQDMTNIFYKWQSVAPLFPKELDIRCNGNVILSENSTRADNKTVRMSFDSLYLGPASEVLAIMGEQFPELGLVQEDLIEVSYIQAMVFFSQFPYNAPPELLLNKTILPRPAFKGRSDFFKQPMPVEGLLGVWDYMFQLPENQAFLQYTPYGGRMNEISESALPFPYRAGYLYMFNFFAVTCPGLEECAEEAARMDWVRRLVAYLTPYVTSNPRSAYVNYVNVWMGQNNPTGSTSYAQASQWGKRYFGVNFDRLVAVKTVADPLNFFRHEQSIPVFSLVSDM, from the exons ATGAAGCTCTCAACTTGGCTCTTAGCCTTGGCTCTTGTAATCTCATCCCTATGTTCTTTCTCATCCGCAACTCAAACCACGGCTTTTCTCAATTGCCTAGCCCTGTCTAGCGACTCATCCACAATCTCGGGGCTTGTTTACACCCAAGCTAACTCTTCTTTCAACGCCACATTGCAATATTCCATCAATAATCTCCGATTCGGACAGGCCTCGAAACCGAAACCCCTCGTCATTATTACTCCCACGACCGAATCTCATATCCAGACTGTTATCTATTGCACCAAGCTAACAGGCTTGGAGATGAGGATCAGGAGCGGCGGCCACAGTTTCGAGGGCTTCTCCTATGTTTCCTCGATCCCGTTTGTACTACTTGACTTGCGCAACATTAATAAAGTTGTCGCGGACGTGGCTACCGCGACTGCATGGATCGATAGTGGCGCGACGAATGGCGAGCTCTACTATTATCTCAGCAGGGCCACGTCCGAGTACGGGTTCCCCTCGGGATTATGGGCTAATGTTGGCGTTGGTGGGATTTTGAGTGGTGGAGGGTACGGTATGTTGAGAAGGAAGTATGGTTTGGCGGGAGATCATGTTATCGATGCTCGGTTGATTAATGCAGATGGAGTTATTTTAACCAGGGCGACGATGGGGGAGGATTTGTTTTGGGCGAttagaggtggtggtggtggaagCTTCGGAGTTGTTGTGTCGTGGAAAGTTGATTTAGTTCCTGTGCCTCCGGTGGTTACAATTTTTCAGGTTTTCAGAACTATCGAACAAGATATGACGAATATTTTCTACAAGTGGCAATCTGTGGCTCCCCTGTTCCCTAAAGAACTCGACATCAG GTGCAACGGAAATGTGATATTAAGTGAAAACAGTACCAGGGCCGATAACAAGACAGTCCGAATGAGCTTCGACTCATTGTACCTCGGACCAGCCTCGGAGGTTCTTGCAATCATGGGAGAACAATTCCCAGAGTTAGGATTAGTTCAAGAAGATCTCATCGAAGTTAGCTACATCCAAGCTATGGTATTTTTCTCACAGTTTCCATACAATGCGCCCCCAGAACTTTTACTAAACAAGACAATTTTACCCCGTCCCGCGTTCAAAGGAAGATCAGATTTCTTCAAGCAGCCAATGCCAGTAGAAGGCTTACTAGGCGTGTGGGATTACATGTTCCAACTTCCCGAAAACCAGGCATTCTTGCAATACACTCCCTATGGTGGTAGAATGAATGAAATCTCTGAAAGCGCGCTCCCATTCCCCTACCGAGCAGGGTACTTGTACATGTTCAATTTCTTTGCGGTGACATGTCCGGGTCTGGAGGAATGTGCAGAGGAAGCTGCGAGGATGGATTGGGTGCGGAGGTTGGTCGCATATTTGACTCCTTATGTTACCAGCAATCCCAGGAGTGCATATGTGAATTATGTGAATGTTTGGATGGGTCAAAACAATCCAACAGGGAGCACAAGTTATGCTCAGGCTAGCCAGTGGGGCAAGCGTTACTTTGGTGTTAACTTCGATAGGTTGGTTGCGGTGAAGACGGTGGCTGATCCTCTCAACTTCTTCAGACACGAGCAGAGTATCCCTGTTTTTTCACTTGTGTCCGATATGTAG